The following proteins come from a genomic window of Pseudomonas sp. Z8(2022):
- a CDS encoding alpha/beta hydrolase family protein, which translates to MRPHSLVLLGFCLLCAATGWAQEPAEDVQDTASGETESPAANERPPLPERSVSDAQTLEQRLDKREQQRLQAGDESFLALWLPANVGEPEGAVILVPGDVENADGAAAVGPLRRKLPDAGWHSLSLTLPDPDGDPPPLRQATVTTPTAGDDALASENETDAESPAEAAVEQDALQTDESPVSAEQRRQAHVERVMERIDAAIAFAEQQQAREIVLLGHGSGAYWAARYLNERKPANVHNLLMVAAEMPAGFAPPLDELVAQLSVAAGDFYYKDQASDRISALKRMQASKRASLPSYTQVSMKALPGNLEIQQEQLYRRLRGWLTLHIRATSG; encoded by the coding sequence ATGCGCCCCCATTCACTCGTACTGCTCGGTTTCTGCCTGCTCTGCGCCGCCACCGGCTGGGCACAGGAACCGGCCGAGGATGTACAGGATACGGCGTCCGGCGAAACCGAATCGCCTGCGGCCAACGAACGCCCCCCGCTGCCCGAACGCAGCGTCAGCGACGCGCAGACGCTGGAACAGCGTCTGGACAAGCGTGAACAGCAGAGGCTGCAGGCAGGCGACGAAAGCTTCCTCGCCCTGTGGCTGCCTGCCAATGTGGGCGAACCCGAAGGCGCGGTGATCCTGGTGCCCGGTGACGTGGAGAACGCCGATGGCGCTGCAGCGGTCGGCCCGCTGCGGCGCAAGTTGCCCGATGCCGGCTGGCACAGCTTGAGCCTGACGCTGCCGGACCCGGACGGCGATCCGCCGCCACTGCGCCAGGCCACCGTGACAACACCGACCGCGGGCGATGACGCACTTGCGAGCGAGAACGAAACCGACGCCGAGTCCCCAGCCGAAGCAGCCGTAGAGCAAGACGCACTGCAGACGGACGAGAGTCCGGTCAGCGCCGAACAAAGGCGCCAGGCACATGTCGAGCGCGTGATGGAGCGGATCGACGCCGCCATCGCCTTCGCCGAACAGCAACAGGCCAGGGAGATCGTCCTGCTGGGCCACGGCAGCGGCGCCTACTGGGCTGCGCGTTATCTGAACGAACGCAAGCCGGCCAATGTGCACAACCTGCTGATGGTGGCCGCCGAAATGCCTGCCGGCTTCGCACCGCCGCTGGACGAGCTGGTCGCGCAGCTGTCGGTAGCCGCCGGCGACTTCTATTACAAGGATCAGGCCAGCGATCGAATCTCGGCCCTGAAGCGCATGCAGGCGAGCAAAAGAGCCAGTTTGCCCAGTTATACCCAGGTGTCGATGAAAGCCCTGCCGGGCAATCTGGAGATACAGCAGGAACAGCTCTACCGCCGCCTGCGCGGCTGGCTCACACTGCATATCCGCGCCACGAGCGGCTAG